In one Tindallia californiensis genomic region, the following are encoded:
- a CDS encoding triphosphoribosyl-dephospho-CoA synthase: MNEKQWSLSKEALTIGQAMTAGILLEVSCEPSPGLVSPNSVGAHKDMNLISFLLSSAAIAPYFSIFAEMGLDCKVESQLLPKLRPLGIEAEKEFLSLTDQVNTQRGILFLGGIVAAAAGLATNAGERSMEKICEKVSVICEGMIKKELDAIREDKERTNGENLYISHGLTGIRGEVEKGLPSIKNIGYPVFQDAINSGMSVNDAMVHTLLHLFSQVEDTTVVSRVGMEGLQKCREQALRVIEKGGMESKEGRQAMTELDTYFINQNISPGGCADLLAVTVAIYLMEGCFFKLENILG; the protein is encoded by the coding sequence ATGAATGAAAAACAATGGAGCTTATCAAAAGAGGCACTAACCATTGGACAGGCAATGACAGCAGGCATTCTTTTAGAGGTATCCTGTGAACCATCGCCGGGATTGGTGAGTCCCAACTCCGTAGGTGCACATAAAGATATGAATCTGATTAGTTTTCTTTTAAGCAGTGCGGCCATTGCTCCCTATTTTTCTATTTTTGCGGAAATGGGATTGGATTGCAAAGTGGAATCTCAGTTGCTCCCAAAGCTTCGACCATTGGGAATAGAAGCGGAGAAGGAATTTCTTTCCCTGACAGATCAGGTGAACACGCAGAGAGGCATTTTATTTCTTGGCGGTATTGTGGCAGCAGCAGCTGGTCTTGCAACTAATGCAGGAGAAAGATCGATGGAAAAAATATGCGAAAAAGTTTCCGTGATTTGTGAAGGAATGATCAAAAAAGAACTTGATGCTATTAGGGAAGATAAAGAAAGGACCAATGGAGAAAATCTATACATAAGCCATGGATTAACAGGTATTAGAGGTGAAGTTGAGAAGGGGCTTCCTTCCATAAAGAATATTGGATATCCAGTATTTCAGGATGCTATAAACAGTGGAATGAGCGTTAATGATGCAATGGTGCATACCCTGCTGCATTTGTTTTCTCAGGTGGAAGATACCACCGTTGTTTCGCGGGTTGGGATGGAAGGACTTCAAAAATGCCGAGAACAGGCGTTGAGAGTGATTGAAAAAGGTGGCATGGAGAGTAAAGAAGGACGGCAAGCGATGACAGAGCTAGATACCTACTTTATTAACCAGAATATCAGTCCCGGCGGATGTGCGGATTTATTAGCCGTAACAGTAGCGATTTATCTAATGGAAGGTTGTTTTTTCAAACTTGAAAATATTCTTGGTTAA
- the citX gene encoding citrate lyase holo-[acyl-carrier protein] synthase, translated as MDKRMRRVLEAKEERSAFQKEWIARYQLPMISLTLNLPGGFEAYKEWETIFHIALKTIDRAYDGNIVDKHSRLGKWGPEGFWVIDLPAVQIKEKAIDLENSHRGGRIFDIDVLDEKGSMLSRRDLLMEGRVCLVCDEKALLCYREKKHDFEEVKASAQKIIFKGLVTDE; from the coding sequence TTGGATAAACGAATGAGAAGAGTGCTAGAAGCAAAGGAAGAAAGGAGCGCCTTTCAAAAGGAATGGATAGCTAGGTACCAATTACCGATGATTTCCCTAACATTAAACTTGCCAGGTGGTTTTGAAGCGTATAAAGAGTGGGAAACAATATTTCATATTGCCTTAAAAACCATTGATAGAGCTTATGACGGAAATATTGTAGATAAGCATAGCAGGTTGGGGAAATGGGGACCTGAAGGTTTTTGGGTCATTGATTTACCGGCAGTTCAAATAAAAGAAAAAGCCATTGACCTGGAAAACAGCCATCGAGGGGGGCGGATTTTTGATATTGACGTGCTAGACGAAAAAGGAAGCATGCTCTCACGTCGAGATTTACTAATGGAGGGAAGAGTTTGTTTGGTTTGTGATGAAAAAGCACTGCTTTGTTACCGTGAAAAAAAGCATGATTTTGAAGAAGTGAAGGCAAGTGCTCAAAAAATAATCTTCAAAGGATTGGTGACAGATGAATGA
- the citC gene encoding [citrate (pro-3S)-lyase] ligase, producing MSMDYGFTLKQLNSDREKQMVSDFLIEQGLKLEKDVEYTVGILKGEEIIATGSLSRNVLKSLAVKENYQGEGLTNKIATQLINEAYQRGETHLFIYTKPENRRMFEDLGFYAITEVENYVCLLENQRDGIKTYIGNLKKKKRDGHVIGSIVMNCNPFTLGHQYLIEQAAKECDVVHVFIVWENRSSFPAEVRYELVKAGTKHLENVFLHKGENYIISAATFPSYFLKGEEVLRSHTLLDLKIFTEFIAPALNIHRRYVGEEPYCPVTKMYNETMHQVLPEADIELKVFERKRQEDSCISASMVRKELAADRLESVRQLVPESTYQYLLTEEGRRITEAIKKSNSRH from the coding sequence ATGAGCATGGATTATGGATTTACCTTAAAGCAATTGAATAGTGACAGAGAAAAGCAAATGGTTTCGGATTTTCTGATAGAACAAGGCTTAAAGTTGGAAAAAGATGTGGAGTATACGGTGGGCATTTTGAAAGGTGAGGAAATCATAGCGACGGGTTCTTTAAGCAGGAATGTACTAAAATCTCTGGCGGTTAAGGAAAACTATCAAGGAGAAGGCCTTACGAATAAAATAGCCACCCAACTGATCAATGAAGCTTATCAACGTGGAGAAACCCATCTTTTTATCTATACGAAACCAGAAAACCGGCGTATGTTTGAAGACTTGGGATTTTATGCGATTACAGAAGTGGAAAATTATGTTTGTTTACTTGAAAATCAGCGAGATGGTATAAAAACCTATATAGGAAATTTGAAAAAGAAAAAAAGAGACGGTCATGTGATTGGTTCCATTGTGATGAACTGTAATCCCTTTACCTTAGGGCATCAATACTTGATTGAACAAGCTGCCAAGGAATGCGATGTAGTGCATGTATTTATTGTATGGGAAAATCGTTCCAGCTTCCCGGCAGAAGTCAGGTATGAGCTGGTAAAAGCTGGAACAAAACATCTTGAAAATGTGTTTCTTCATAAAGGGGAAAACTATATTATTTCCGCCGCTACCTTTCCCAGTTATTTTTTGAAGGGCGAAGAAGTTCTTCGGTCCCACACCTTGCTGGATCTGAAAATTTTTACCGAATTTATTGCACCGGCATTAAATATTCATCGCAGATATGTAGGAGAAGAACCTTATTGTCCTGTAACAAAAATGTATAACGAAACAATGCATCAAGTATTACCGGAAGCGGACATCGAATTAAAAGTGTTTGAAAGAAAGAGACAAGAGGATAGTTGTATTAGTGCATCAATGGTTCGAAAAGAGTTGGCAGCCGATCGTTTGGAATCGGTTCGACAACTTGTCCCAGAAAGCACGTATCAATATTTATTAACGGAAGAAGGGCGAAGAATTACAGAAGCAATAAAAAAAAGCAATAGCAGGCATTAA
- the ilvA gene encoding threonine ammonia-lyase — MTAKDFESKHVSLEEAGNDIKVAAENVEGIVNKTELIYSDFFSSECRNNVYLKPENLQFTGSFKIRGAYNKIVRLPESIRKNGIVASSAGNHAQGVAYSAKRLGISSKIVMPSVTPLIKVEATKAHGSEVVIHGDIYDDAYQKAMDIAKTEGREFVHPFNDYDVICGQGTIGLEIVEELKDVDEILVPIGGGGLIAGIAMAVKSVNPNIRVIGVEPEGAMTMKNSLNNDKVCDLSLIRTSAEGVAVKRPGDLSFQIAKCFVDGIVTVSEKEIMEALLMLIDKHKLIAETAGVLTLAALKKLTVTNKKIVSVISGGNIDVVTISSMINKGLISRGRIFCFSVDLPDVPGQLLHISKILSDLKANVIKLDHNQFKAMDRYENVQLEVTVETNGHLHIDEIIEALLKDGFKVNRVY, encoded by the coding sequence ATGACCGCAAAAGATTTTGAAAGTAAACATGTTAGCTTAGAAGAGGCCGGTAACGACATTAAAGTAGCCGCAGAAAATGTAGAGGGGATTGTGAATAAAACCGAGTTAATCTACAGTGATTTTTTCAGCAGTGAATGCCGGAACAATGTATATCTGAAACCTGAAAACCTTCAGTTTACAGGTTCTTTTAAGATACGAGGAGCTTACAATAAAATTGTCCGCTTACCGGAATCGATACGAAAAAATGGCATTGTAGCTTCTTCTGCCGGGAATCATGCTCAGGGCGTAGCTTATTCAGCTAAACGTCTCGGTATTTCTTCAAAAATTGTTATGCCCAGTGTCACACCATTAATTAAAGTAGAGGCTACTAAAGCTCATGGTTCAGAAGTTGTGATCCATGGTGATATCTATGATGATGCTTATCAGAAAGCCATGGATATTGCCAAAACAGAAGGCCGGGAATTTGTTCATCCTTTTAATGATTATGATGTAATCTGTGGTCAAGGAACCATTGGTTTGGAGATTGTGGAGGAACTGAAGGATGTTGATGAAATCCTGGTGCCTATCGGTGGTGGTGGATTAATTGCCGGTATCGCTATGGCCGTAAAATCAGTGAATCCTAATATTCGGGTGATTGGTGTGGAGCCAGAAGGAGCCATGACCATGAAAAATTCGCTTAACAATGATAAAGTCTGTGACCTTAGCCTCATTCGCACCTCTGCAGAAGGTGTTGCTGTAAAACGACCAGGAGATTTAAGCTTTCAGATTGCAAAATGTTTTGTGGATGGCATTGTTACAGTTTCTGAAAAAGAAATTATGGAAGCACTATTAATGCTTATTGATAAACATAAGCTGATTGCCGAAACTGCTGGTGTTCTTACGCTTGCAGCGCTGAAGAAGCTGACGGTTACCAATAAAAAAATTGTCAGTGTGATCAGTGGCGGTAATATCGATGTGGTGACCATTTCTTCTATGATTAATAAGGGGCTTATTTCCCGGGGGCGAATTTTTTGTTTTAGCGTCGACCTGCCGGATGTTCCTGGTCAACTTCTTCATATTTCTAAAATTTTGTCGGATCTGAAAGCCAATGTCATCAAACTGGATCATAACCAGTTCAAGGCAATGGATCGTTATGAAAATGTTCAGTTGGAGGTGACGGTAGAGACCAATGGTCACCTTCACATTGATGAAATTATTGAAGCACTGCTAAAGGATGGATTTAAGGTGAATCGGGTTTATTAA